From Apium graveolens cultivar Ventura chromosome 9, ASM990537v1, whole genome shotgun sequence, the proteins below share one genomic window:
- the LOC141684704 gene encoding protein transport protein SEC24 A-like: MGTEDPSRKTFPYRPAASPFASPQSTMPFLSQGPMGGSDSSSMRPTVTPASQTTSSFISSRPVVGPEPSNFRPTPPVRSPFMNPSQLSNSQTGTGPFQRAPVQQFPSTAQVQPPRTLPVGQQVSPPPTNHSAASFTSIPASQDTNPQLSTGASYFARPNFPQSSPPMRPSYITPGMQANAAAQTAPVPSASFLNHQNSYVQPPPVAPTPFLSPQHGYAPPPPRANLGPYSRDQIRAPNSTPSLGPAQGLVEDFSSLSIGSVPGSFDPGLDSRALPRPLDGDLEPKSYAEMYPLNCNSRYLRLTTSAIPNSQSLASRWHLPLGAVVCPLAEAPAGEEVPVVNFATTGIVRCKRCRTYINPYVTFTDGGRKWQCNICVLLNEVPGDYFAPLDAGGRRIDLDKRPELIKGSVEFVAPTEYMVRPPMPPLYFFLIDVSISAVRSGVIEVVAQTIKSCLDTLPGYPRTQIGFITFDSTIHFYNMKSSLTQPQMMVVSDLEDMFVPLPDDLLVNLSESRSVVDAFLDSLPSMFQDNVNVESAFGPALKAAYMIMNQLGGKLLIFQNTLPSLGVGRLRLRGDDLRAYGTDKEHALRIPEDPFYKQMAAEFTKYQIAVNIYAFSDKYTDIASIGTLAKYTGGQVYYYPSFHSTIHKERLQHELARDLTRETAWEAVLRIRCGRGVRFTSYHGNFMLRSTDLLALPAVDCDKAYAMQLCLEETLLTTQNVYFQVALLYTSSSGERRIRVHTASAPVVADLGDMYRQADTGAIISLLSRLAIEKSLTSKLEEARNSIQVRIVKALKEYRNLYSVQHRVGSRMIYPESLKFLPLYGLALYKSTPLRGGYADAQLDERCAAGFTMMALPVKKLLKLLYPNLIRIDECLLKADALENNWKKFPLAADSLDPTGLYVYDDGFRFVVWFGSQLLPDIARNLLGEDYTTDYSKVSLYERDNAMSRKLMKILTTFRETDPSYYQLCHLVRQGEQPREGFFLLVNLVEDQVGGMNSYIDWILQIHRQIQQNA; encoded by the exons ATGGGGACTGAAGATCCTAGTCGTAAAACTTTCCCATACAGACCTGCCGCATCACCGTTTGCATCGCCGCAAAGTACAATGCCTTTCTTATCCCAAGGGCCCATGGGTGGATCAGATTCCTCTTCCATGAGGCCAACTGTGACACCTGCTTCTCAGACAACATCCTCTTTTATATCTTCAAGACCCGTAGTTGGACCAGAACCCTCAAATTTTAGACCTACGCCACCGGTAAGGTCTCCATTTATGAATCCGTCTCAACTATCTAACAGCCAGACTGGTACAGGACCTTTCCAGCGTGCCCCTGTACAACAATTTCCCTCCACTGCCCAAGTGCAACCTCCACGCACTTTGCCTGTGGGTCAGCAAGTTTCTCCCCCACCAACTAATCATTCGGCAGCTTCTTTTACGTCCATACCAGCTTCACAAGATACAAATCCCCAATTATCTACAGGAGCATCTTATTTTGCTCGGCCAAATTTTCCGCAATCTTCACCCCCGATGAGGCCTTCTTATATTACTCCGGGCATGCAAGCTAATGCAGCTGCACAAACTGCACCTGTACCTTCAGCATCCTTTCTTAATCACCAAAATAGTTATGTTCAACCCCCTCCAGTAGCACCCACCCCCTTTCTCTCTCCTCAACATGGTTATGCCCCACCTCCCCCTCGTGCAAATTTAGGCCCATATTCGAGGGATCAAATACGAGCTCCAAACTCTACACCCTCTTTGGGACCTGCTCAGGGTTTAGTAGAAGACTTCAGCTCGCTATCTATCGGATCTGTTCCAGGTTCTTTTGATCCAGGACTTGATTCCAGAGCATTGCCTCGGCCATTAGATGGTGATTTGGAACCAAAAAGTTATGCTGAGATGTATCCGTTGAACTGCAATTCTCGATATCTACGACTTACAACTAGTGCTATACCTAATTCCCAGTCTTTAGCTTCCAGGTGGCATCTGCCCCTTGGAGCTGTTGTTTGTCCTCTTGCAGAAGCTCCTGCTGGG GAGGAAGTGCCAGTTGTTAATTTTGCTACAACTGGTATTGTTCGTTGTAAAAGATGCCGCACATACATTAATCCTTATGTGACTTTCACTGATGGTGGTAGAAAGTGGCAATGCAACATATGTGTTTTGCTTAATGAGG TACCAGGCGATTATTTTGCCCCTCTGGATGCTGGTGGGAGAAGAATTGATTTGGATAAACGTCCTGAACTTATCAAGGGTAGTGTTGAGTTTGTTGCTCCAACAGAATACATGGTGCGACCGCCTATGCCGCCATTATATTTCTTCCTTATTGATGTATCAATTTCTGCTGTTAGGAGTGGAGTGATTGAG GTGGTGGCACAAACTATCAAGTCTTGCTTGGATACCCTACCTGGTTATCCCAGAACGCAGATTGGTTTCATAACTTTTGATAGCACAATACATTTTTATAATATGAAG TCATCTTTGACACAGCCTCAAATGATGGTGGTATCAGATCTGGAGGATATGTTTGTTCCCTTGCCGGATGATCTCCTTGTCAATCTCTCAGAATCCAGAAGTGTAGTGGATGCATTTTTGGATAGCCTGCCTTCCATGTTTCAAGACAATGTTAATGTAGAATCGGCTTTTGGTCCAGCTCTAAAAGCTGCATATATGATTATG AATCAACTTGGTGGTAAATTGTTGATTTTTCAAAATACACTTCCATCTCTCGGTGTTGGTCGCTTGAGGTTGCGGGGAGATGATCTCCGGGCTTATGGAACAGATAAAGAACATGCACTAAGAATACCAGAAGATCCATTTTATAAACAGATGGCTGCTGAATTTACCAAGTACCAGATTGCAGTAAACATATATGCGTTTAGTGATAAGTATACTGATATAGCTTCTATAG GAACTTTAGCAAAATATACTGGTGGTCAGGTATATTATTATCCAAGCTTCCACTCTACCATTCACAAAGAAAGGTTACAACACGAGTTAGCAAGGGATTTGACTAGAGAAACTGCCTGGGAAGCTGTACTGCGGATAAGATGTGGAAGAG GTGTGCGTTTCACATCTTATCATGGGAACTTCATGTTAAGATCAACTGATTTACTAGCCCTTCCGGCTGTAGATTGTGATAAAGCGTATGCCATGCAGTTGTGCCTTGAGGAGACCTTATTGACAACTCAAAATGTGTATTTTCAAGTTGCTTTGTT ATACACGTCATCTTCCGGAGAAAGGCGTATAAGAGTGCATACAGCATCCGCACCAGTGGTTGCAGATTTAGGAGATATGTACCGCCAAGCTGATACTGGTGCCATCATTTCCTTGCTTAGTAGATTAG CAATTGAGAAAAGTCTAACTTCTAAGCTGGAAGAAGCTCGAAATTCTATTCAAGTGAGAATTGTCAAAGCTCTCAAAGAATATCGAAATCTCTATTCTGTGCAGCATCGTGTGGGGAGTAGGATGATATATCCAGAATCCCTGAAATTCTTGCCCTTGTATGGATTAGCACTTTACAAATCAACACCACTGCGTGGTGGATATGCTGATGCTCAACTTGATGAACGATGTGCAGCAGGTTTTACCATGATGGCTTTACCGGTTAAAAAATTATTGAAGCTTCTATATCCTAATTTGATACGGATAGATGAGTGTCTTTTAAAG GCTGATGCATTGGAGAACAATTGGAAAAAGTTCCCACTAGCTGCAGACAGCTTGGATCCCACTGGTCTTTATGTTTATGATGATGGTTTTAGGTTTGTAGTATGGTTTGGTAGCCAACTTTTACCTGATATTGCAAGGAATCTACTTGGTGAAGACTACACTACAGATTACTCGAAG GTTAGTCTCTACGAGCGTGACAATGCAATGTCAAGGAAGCTAATGAAGATACTGACGACTTTTAGGGAGACTGATCCTTCATATTATCAGCTGTGTCATCTCGTGAGACAAGGTGAACAGCCCAGAGAAGGGTTCTTCCTTCTTGTAAACCTGGTTGAGGACCAAGTTGGTGGTATGAATAGCTATATTGATTGGATCCTCCAAATTCATAGGCAAATTCAGCAAAATGCTTAA